The Macaca mulatta isolate MMU2019108-1 chromosome 19, T2T-MMU8v2.0, whole genome shotgun sequence sequence gagatggagtttcactcttgttgcccaggctggagtgcaatggcgcaatctcggctcaccgcaacctctgcctcccgggttcaagccattctcctgcctcaccctctggagtagctgggattacaggcgtgtgccagcacacccagctaattttgtagttttagtagagatggggtttctccctgttggtcaggctagtctcagaccccagacctcaggtgatccgcctccctaggcctcccaaagtgctgggattacaggtgtgagccaccacgagccaccacgctggccagttcttgtcttttttaactgcaaCATTGTATTTCATGGTACATTAAGCCATCAATTAACTAGTTACTGTTcctggatatttttaaatttccagtctGGTTTGTTTGTTGTAATAAATAATTCTGTAAGGAACACCTTTGTATCCATGTCATTGTGCCAGTGTGTTTCTGtgggataaattcctagaagaggGATTGCTGATGAGTGGCAGTCATTTCTGTTATTAGCCTTTGTGTCTCACTGTTTCCTCCTTCCACCGGCTCACCCTGCAGCCCCTGCAGATCAAGTCAGTAGTGGCACCAGAGCACGTGAAGGGCTACATCTACGTGGAGGCCTACAAGCAGACCCACGTGAAGCAGGCCATCGAGGGGGTGGGCAACCTGCGTCTTGGCTACTGGAACCAGCAGATGGTGCCCATCAAGGAGATGACAGATGTGCTCAAAGTGGTGAAGGAGGTGGCCAACCTGAAACCAAAGTCCTGGGTCCGCCTCAAGCGGGGCATCTACAAGGATGACATTGCTCAGGTGCCAGGGGGCGGGGCAGCATGAGGGTCAGGGTCCCTGCATTctattctcctttccttttcttttgtccttCCCACTCTCTGTGCTATGGAGAATAGAACCCCACTCAGATGAGGTGAAGCAGAGCCTGGGTTTTGTGAGCACACAGGAAATGGATGACTGTCTTCTGTGCACATTCCCAGGCGTGTTGAGTAAAGGTCTGAAGGAGCGGAGGGCGTGAGGCATGTGGAGCTCTTGGGGAGGAGTGTTGTAGGCAGCAGGAGCGGCCTGTGAGATAGGATGGCACAGTCACTGGCTGTAGCAGGGATGGCATGAGATGAGTCAGGGAGCTCACAAGGGCTTTGGTATTTACTGGCGTAGGTTGGGAGGTCTCTAAGGGACACAGGCTGACTTCAGTGTTAATAAGATTTCTCTGGTGACTGTGTTGAGACTAGACCACTGGTTCTCAAGCCAGGGCGAGGtttccccaggggacatttggtaatgtctggagacatttttggttatgTCAGCTGGGGAGGATTTTGATGATTATGGCGTCTAGCGGGTTAAAGCCAGAAATGCTAGACACACACATCCTCCAATGCACAGGATGGCTGCCcacaacaaaaaattacctggcccAAAAAGTCAATAGTGCCAAGACTGAGAAACCCTGGAATAGCCTGGAGGGGACCATTGGGCAAGAGCGTGGAGACCAGGGAGGAGGCTGCTGCCGTAGCCCAGGTGGCAGTGCTGGTGGGATGGGATCAAGACCCTAATACAAACTGAGTGTCCCTAACCTGAATGCTTGAAACCAGAGGtgtttttcagatttcagattttttcagcttttggaatatttgcattgtacttaccagttgagcatcccaaatctgaaaatccgagagtgagcatttccttcgagCATCATGTTGATGCTCACAAGGTTTCCTATTTTTGAGCATTCTGGACTTTTGGATTTGGAATGCTGACACTGCAGCGGAGGAGGGGAAGAGGTCAGGTATTTTGAAGGCAGAGCCGATGGAATTTGCCAATGGATCGGGTGtgggtgtgagagaaagaaaggagtcaaGCATGGCTCCCAGGTTGTGTGCCTGAGCAGAGGGAAGAATGGAGTGGGAGGCGGCAGGTTTGGGGGAGTCAGCGGTTTGCCTGCAGTTGTCCTGGATTGGAGGGACCTTTAGATATCCaggtggaggccgggcgcggtggctcaagcctgtaatcccagcactttgggaggccgaggcgggcggatcacaaggtcaggagatcgagaccacagtgaaaccccgtctctactaaaaatacaaaaaattagccgggtgcggtggtgggcgcctgtagtcccagctactcaggaggctgaggcaggagaatggcgtgaacccaggaggcggagcttgcagtgagctgagatcgcgccactgcactccagcctgggcaacagcgtgagactccgtctcaaaaaaaaaaaaataaaataaaaaaaagatatccaGGTGGAGTTATCAGGCAGGCAGTGGCTACTCAGTGCCAGAGCTGAGGGGAGAGACAAGCTAGAGTGGGACTTTTGGGAGTTGTCAGCAGCCTGGCTTCTTCCCCACCATCCTATGTCCCTTCTCCTTCCTAGCATCTCCTGACCCTTCTTGTGTCTGGGGTCAGGAGGGTGCGACCCTGCTGACCTCCTGCTCGCCCTGCTCAGGTGGACTACGTGGAGCCCAGCCAGAATACCATCTCCCTGAAGATGATCCCGCGCATCGACTACGATCGCATCAAGGCCCGCATGAGCTTGGTACTCGGGGAATCtggcctgggggaaggggtgcgCTCGATCCCGCTGGTGGCCAAGCCCCCTTCCTCACCCTTCTTACCCATACCCCTTTCCTCCATAGAAAGACTGGTTTGCCAAAAGGAAGAAGTTTAAGCGGCCTCCACAGAGGCTGTTTGACGCTGAGAAGATCAGGTGCGTGTCCTTGGGGACTGGCTGGGCTGGGTCCCCAGGGCCGGTATGCAGAATGTGCCTTTTGCAGGTTCCTCCACAGGGGTGGCCCCACCACAGGTTTAGCCTGTGAATTGGTTAGCTTGGCAGTATagcctcaggcaagtcacttcacatccctgtgcctcagtttcctctgctaTAAAGATtgatgaggctgggcacagtgggagggagcactttggaaggctaaggcaggaggcttgcttgaggccaggagttcgagaccagcctggggaacatactGAGATtcccatcttttaaaataataataagaagaagaaaaaagttttaaaaatatatttaaaaagattgatgcgtctgggcacggtggcttatgcctataatcccagcactttgggaggccgaggtgggcggatcacttgaggtcgggagtttaagaccatcctggccaacatggtgaaaccttgtctctactaaaaatacaaaaattagccaagggtggtggtgggcgcctgtaatccaagctacacgggaggctgaggcaggagaatcgcttaaacccacaaggcagaagttgcagtgagccaagatcgtgccactgcactcaagcctgggtaacagagcgagactccgtctcaaaaaaaaaaaaaaaagattgatgaaaacaacctctgcttcctcagATTATAGATGAttagtgagaattaaataaattagtatGTGTATGTACTCAGAATGCGCTTGGCATATGAAGTGTGATCCGTGGTATGATACATTGAAAGGGATTGACTGTGTCGGGTTTTAGAAAGTCTCCTTTCCTGATCTGCTTATGCCCACTTGAGATGTGGAGGGTATGGAGCCCCTTTCCCTCAGGATGCCCCCCAGCTGGGTAGAGAATTGGAGCAGCCCAGGAATTTCAACATCCCAGGGTCAATTGGGGGCTCCGGCAGGGAGGACAGAGAGGAGGACATGGAGAAATGAGAGGTGCTGGTAACACTCTTCCCTCTCGTCCTGTTCTAGAACTAATTGTGTGTGATTCAGCCAGGCAGGCTTTCCTTCAGATAAAGGAAGAGCTGTGGAATGCACCTTTCAGTCTGCGCCCAGGGGCCTTGCTAATACTTCACCTGCCTGAGTTTGGACCCATTTATACCACTGGTCTCGACTCAACTGAACCTCTCTCTGCAAAGAGCAAACCCTAGTGCTCCCCTCCCCATCCCGCAGCAAGCCAGCTCAGCAAGTACCCCAGCATGCCCAGCCGAGCATGCTGGCCTCTCCCAGGTTCACCATGGGAGAAGGCGATTGCATGAGTGCAGAAGGAACTTGACCTGCTCCTCCCATGCGTTTCCCTTTTGGAGAGTGAAGGAGGTTCCTTCCCCACCCCGGAGACATGGAACAGGACTAAGCCTAAGCGGCCCCCACTCCATATTCAGGGCCAGGGGCTACAGGTTTGGGAGTCCCACCTGCCTGCTTTTGAATCCTGTCGAGACTCTGGCTTGGCAACCTTGGGTGTGTGGTGTGACCTTCCTGAGCCTGCATTCCCTCACCTGGAATGATGAGCAGTTACTGATGTCACAGATTTGGGGAAGAGTCTGAGGTCATGAATGTGCAGGCCAGGCTGAGTGCTCTGTGAATATTAACTGATATCATTGTCTGATACTGTTACTTTGTTCAGCTAATGTTTACTGCACACTTCCTGTGTCCTGGGCACTATTCTTGGTGAAATTTAGTGAATGTTACATCCCTGACCTTTTGGAGCTGACATGCTAGTTACGGGGACAGGTCAAACACTAGCTTGTCAGATGGTGATCGGTGCTCTGGTGACAGATAAATCAGGGAGTGGGTGGAGGAGTGCAGGGAGGTGGGAGGCGGGCCTTTGGGGTTTGTGAGAAGTCGCTGCTGCCAAGAGGGTGTGTGCTGGGATGGGATGGGTCCTTTCTCTTTGTAGCCAGCTGAGAAGACTGAGGTACAAGAAGACTGTCTCCTTGACTCTCCCTTCTAATTTTCTCTCCCCCATAAAATCCCAGGTCCCTGGGGGGCGATGTTGCCTCTGATGGTGACTTCCTCATCTTTGAGGGGAACCGTTACAGCCGGAAGGGCTTTCTGTTCAAGAGCTTCGCCATGTCTGCTGTGGTGAGGGTCCCAGAGGGGCATTGGTAATGGGGGTGGGGTGAGTGTTCTCCTGCAGGCCAGGCCTTGGGCTGTGGGTTATCTGGGTCTGTCCCACTCCTCAAGTTAGGAGTGTTCCCTAGGAGAATTATTCCCCTGGAGCCCACTGAGCTGGGCTGTCACACCGACATTGgtccattttcttctcttcccctcaCACCTCGGGGCTTAGATCACGGAGGGTGTGAAGCCCACACTCTCTGAGCTAGAGAAGTTTGAGGACCAGCCAGAGGGCATCGACCTGGAGGTGGTGACTGAGAGCACAGGTATTTGATCCCCCTCTGTAACCTGCGCCAAGGAGCAGGGGCGGCCCACGGCAGCAGCCCCTGAGTCAGCCCTATGACTGCCCCTGCAGGGAAGGAGCGGGAGCACAACTTCCAACCTGGAGACAATGTGGAGGTCTGTGAGGGCGAGCTCATCAACCTGCAGGGCAAGATCCTCAGCGTGGATGGCAACAAGATCACCATCATGCCCAAGCATGAGGACCTCAAGGTGGGTGCCCGGTGTTCCCAGGTGCAGGGGTTGGTGCGTTCAGGCACATCTGACTGTATGTGGCTATAtgacatggtggtgtgcctgGTGACACCTGGTTTCCCGGAGGGTAAGTTGAGGCCCTTCTAGTGTTCTCAGGTGCCTGAGAGGCGCTGTCTAAGTATAGCGCAGGGTCAGCGGGCAGCAGGCCTGCCTGGTGGTGTCTGTCTCTGGAAAGTGGCTTGGTCTATCTTTCGTTTCTGAAAAGCAAGATATCTGGGCAGTACTGGGTTGAGAGTGTGATTAACCATGGAGTAGTCCGAGGTGGGGGCTTGATTTTATTTGCTTAgattggggggtgtgtgtgtgtctgtgtctggtgTGTGTCTGAGGGGTTGTGCAGGCCTAATGTGATGTGTGGGGTGAGGCTgtctctgggtggggctgaggagCTTTCCAGTCGGGGGTCCTGTGTCTGAGGGGCAGGCTGTCTGTGTGGGTATAGGTAGGCATCGTGTGTCTTGAGGGCGGGCTGGGGTAAAGGTTGTCCAGGTTGGTGTCCTGTGTCTGGGGTCAGCTGCTTCTGGGGCAGTCTGAGGGATCGTCCAGGTGGACTAAGGTAGTCTGGGGTGGGTGGTATGAGCCTTAAGTGGGGTTTTTGAGAACATGAGTGGATTCTGAAGACAGGAGGGGCAGGCAGGTTGTGGTGGTCTCCCCTCACCTGCTCGTCGATGGTCCCCACACCCAATCCCCCAGGACATGTTGGAGTTCCCAGCCCAGGAACTTCGGAAATACTTCAAGATGGGGGACCACGTGAAGGTGATTGCCGGCCGATTCGAGGGCGACACAGGCCTCATTGTGCGGGTAGAGGAGAATTTTGTTATCCTGTTCTCTGACCTCACCATGCATGAGGTAGGTGGATGGAAGGGTTGGGGAAGGGTGCACATTCCAAGAGGAGACCCAGGTAGGCAAGCCAGCTGGATTGGGCCTCACCCCTTTCACCATCCCTGGCAGCTGAAGGTGCTCCCCCGGGACCTGCAGCTCTGCTCAGAGACAGCATCAGGTGTGGATGTTGGGGGCCAGCATGAATGGGGCGAGCTGGTGCAGCTGGATCCCCAGACTGTGGGTGTCATCGTGCGACTAGAACGGGAGACCTTTCAGGTGTGTGTGTAGTGCTCTGTGGCGGGGACTTGATTTTAGGAGGCTTCCTGTCCCTCAACCCCTCATCCTGGGAGGTGGCAGAGCCCCCAGACTGCTCTGGGTCGTAcacctggctctgtcactcaccTCTGACTGGCTGATAGTGGGCATGTGGCAAGTCATTGATCCCTCCCCGTGCCTGTTTCACACCCTGTAAAATGGAAACGAGAGCAATGTCTACTCTGTTGGTAGTGAATGATTCCCTGAGGTTAGATCTGTACCCTGGTGGCTGTTCCTCGCTCAAGGATGGAGTGCCACATGTGTCCTCCTGCCTTTGCCCCTTCCTCATGGATGTGGGAGTCACGGAGCACAGTACATAGGACCCTGGACTCCACATCCACATCTCGGCTTTGTTGCTtctgtgctgtgtgaccctgggctaGTGActcaccctctctgagcctgagtttccctctgtaaaatggaaatcataatagAATCCACCTCAGAGGAAGTTTTGAGGTGAAATCTTACAGGGCCTGACACAGAGTGATAGATGAACAATTAGCTGTTATGTTGCTATCAGTGCCCCCTTCCATCTCTCAGGTCCCTGTTGCCCAATCAGGGGGTGGAGTCTCCTCCCAAAAAGTGTGTTAGAATGACTGGGAAGATTTTTGGTTGACCTAGTACCTAAAGGGTGGCACTCTGCCGGCCTGCCCTGCAGCCAGGGAGTTGATGCCCTGTGGAGCTTGGAACCATCTTCCGCAAGGAAGGATTATCCCACTTTAGGGAACCCCTGCCCCGTGTCTCCCCTTCCTATTCTCTCCGCCATAGCCTCCCTGCTCTCCCTCTGTAGGTGCTGAACATGTACGGGAAGGTGGTGACTGTCAGACATCAGGCCGTGACTCGTAAGAAAGACAACCGCTTTGCTGTGGCCTTGGACTCAGAGCAGAACAACATCCATGTGAAAGACATCGTTAAGGTCATTGATGGCCCCCACTCAGTGAGTACAAGTTCCTGCTTTTGAACTGCATCTGAAGGAATTTGGTTGGTTGGGGGTGAGGGGGCCATGGCCAAGAGAGTGACCCTTCTCTCCCTGGCTAGGGCCGAGAGGGGGAGATTCGCCATCTCTTCCGAAGCTTCGCCTTCCTGCATTGCAAGAAACTGGTGGAGAACGGGGGCATGTTTGTCTGCAAGACCCGCCACCTGGTGCTGGCTGGGGGCTCGAAGGTGAGGTGGGCATGGCGGGACCCTGTGCGTTGGGTACCTGGCTCAGCTCTCCAGCCTCCTCTGGCCCCAGAAGTGACAAGATTGGGCTTTTGAGGGATTAGGAGAGCAGTGTCATTGTCAGGTCCTTGCCAAAGAGTGAAAAGGTTTATTTGGGATTCTGAGCTGTTCACcaagttatttattcatttcattttactgaGCACCTGTTAGGTGCCAGACACTGGAGAACCAGTGGTGAACAAGACAAAAAAATCCTCTGCTCTCCCCGAGCCGATACTCCAGAGATGGACGGACAGATAAACCCATCGTACAGCGTGAGGCAAGCGCTGTGAAGAAAACAGAACGGGCTCAGGAGACAGGGAGTGACCAGGGCTGCCGTTTTAGGCAGAGGAGGGTAAAGAAAGGCCTCCGTGGGAGGCGACATTGCagcagagacctgaatgaagGGATGGAGAGTGAGCATTTTGGGGgaacaagtgcaaaggccctgaggtggggcTTGTAGGGAAGTGTGCAGGAGCAGGTGGCACAGAGGAATTCAGGGCTCTGGTGTGGGTGGCTGGGTGGCCTCCTCAGGGCCCTGCACCTGGAATGAAGACTTCCTGTGGTTTGTGGTTTTTGTGTCTCTAGGGGTTTAAATTCCTAACTAGCCATATTTTAGTCCCACTCCTTGGCCAGTGGAAGCCCAGGCCCCTTGACAGGCTTACAATGGCAGAGGGCTGGGAGTTTCCccaaaggaaattgaggcatTGTCACCAGAAGGAGGGAGGGGTGGCAGCAGGGCAGATCCTAGCAGGAGCTGTTCCCACCTGGAGGCATTCAGGGTGGTGTGGGGGCTGGGGGACTGTCCCCAGACCCTGCTACCCCCATCCCCTGCCTGCCAGTTCACTCCTTGCTTCTCTCCTAGCCCCGTGATGTGACCAACTTCACCGTGGGTGGCTTTGCGCCTATGAGTCCCCGGATCAGCAGCCCCATGcaccccagtgctggaggtgaggGGTTCAGGCTCGGGATGTGGTGGGTAGAAGCAGCTGGAAGGAACTTGGTTGTTCAGCCCACACTCAGTGCTTGTGCTGGGCTAGGCCCTGCTATTAGGGGGCTCACCACCCAAAGGAGGGTAGACGCCGCAGTGACAGCCCGGAATGGTCAGGGCTTCCATAGGAAAGCCAAGGGGCGGGGGGTGGGCAAGTAGGGAGGAGTCAAGCAAGTGAAGAGGGCATTCTGATGGTGCCCTCGCTGTGGGCACAGCAGTGGGGGACCAGTGACATTCTCCCCCATCCCCAGGTCAGCGTGGCGGCTTTGGTAGTCCAGGTGGCGGCAGTGGTGGCATGAGCAGGGGCCGGGGCCGGAGGGACAACGAACTCATCGGCCAGACTGTGCGCATCTCCCAGGGGCCCTACAAAGGTGACCTGCGAGGcctgtggaggcctggggagggaCGTGGTGAAGGAGAGCCTGCCCATCCTGACCTCCTGCCCCCCCGCAGGCTACATCGGTGTGGTGAAGGATGCCACAGAGTCCACAGCCCGTGTGGAGCTGCACTCCACCTGCCAGACCATCTCTGTGGACCGTCAGCGGCTCACCACGGTGTACGGGCGGGGCCTGGGGAGGACCAGGCTGGGGCTTGCTGGGCAGTGAGAGGGCCCTGCTCACCCCATTTGTTCTCCACGTCCACAGGGGCTCACGGCGCCCGGGTGGCATGACCTCGACGTATGGGCGGACGCCCATGTATGGCTCCCAGACGCCCATGTATGGCTCTGGCTCCCGAACACCCATGTATGGCTCACAGACGCCCCTCCAGGATGGTGAGTGCCCGCAGGGGACAGGGAAGAGGGGCTGGGGGAACCTAGAGGAGGGACAGGACTGACAGACACACTCATCTCCCCCATTCCAGGCAGCCGCACCCCACACTACGGCTCGCAGACGCCCCTGCATGATGGCAGCCGCACTCCTGCCCAGAGTGGGGCCTGGGACCCCAACAACCCCAACACGCCATCACGGTGAGTCCAGGGTTCCCCAGGTTCCGATGTGTGCTGGTGCGTGTGAGGGTGATGCTGGCTGTCTGGGCATGGAGGGGTTTGTGGGGCCACCCAGCATTCTCTGCTCCCAGCCCCAGGCTGGTCCCTTTGAAGGAGGAGGCATAGCATGGCGGGGCAGGGGTAAAGCGGCCTCCTCTCCAGCCCCAATCAGTAGTGATTGTGGTTGCCCTTGGGCCTAGAGAAAGATTGCCTGGGTGGGGTGACCTTGGGAGGGCACCCTCATTTCTCTCCGCCACAGTGTCAGCTGTGGAAGGGAAGTAACATCAGGAGTGCCTCTGGATGGGGCTCCCGTGAGAATGAAATTGCCTCAGTTCGGGGTCTGGTGTAGGGTGCTGTTCTGGAAGCATCCTCCGCATTATCACCACAGTTGCTCTCAACAGACTTTTCTCCCAACAGGGCTGAGGAAGAATATGAGTATGCCTTCGACGATGAGCCCACCCCGTCCCCGCAGGCCTATGGGGGAACCCCCAATCCCCAAACACCTGGCTACCCAGACCCCTCGTCCCCACAGGTCAACCCACAGTACAACCCGCAGACACCAGGGACGCCGGCCATGTGAGTCCACTGGGGCCCGCCCTCCTCTGCCCCTGCCCAAACCCTCCTACAGCCACcgcctcctttcccctccctgctCCAACAAATGCccccttctttcctgtttctgcaGGTACAACACAGACCAGTTCTCTCCCTAtgctgccccctccccacaaggTTCCTACCAGCCCAGCCCCAGTCCCCAGAGCTACCACCAGGTGGCGCCAAGCCCAGCAGGCTACCAGAATACCCACTCCCCAGCCAGCTACCACCCTACACCCTCACCCATGGCCTATCAGGTAATGGTCTGCCTGCCTGCGCTTCAGGGTGGTGGGCTAGGGTGGCCTTGGGCCTGTAGGGTTGGCCAAGCCAGATGACTCTTCCCAATGACACTTCCTCTTTCCCCTGCAGGCTAGTCCCAGCCCGAGCCCTGTTGGCTACAGTCCTATGACACCTGGAGCTCCCTCCCCTGGTGGCTACAACCCACACACGCCAGGCTCAGGCATCGAGCAGAACTCCAGCGACTGGGTAACCACTGACATTCAGGTGAAGGTGCGGGACACCTACCTGGATACACAGGTGGTGGGACAGACAGGTGTCATCCGCAGTGTCACGGTACGTGGGGCCCAGGGTGGTGGGTGAGCAGGCATCCTCTCCTTCGTACCCCCTAAACTGGGGACAGACCTGTCCCCAGATGGTGATAGCCCAGAGTGGGCAGAGCTGGAATGGAGAAAGCCTAGAGGGCAAGGGGAGCCATGTGAACCCAAAGGAGGCATCTTACCCGATTTAGTGGGGAATCAGAGAGGGCTGCCTGGGGTAGGAGACATCTGAGCCAAGACCTGAAGAATGAATAGGAGTAAGCTAAGGAAAATGACTGGGTTGAGTGTGTTCCAAATGGCGGAAACTGCATGTGCAGAAGCCTGGAGGTGAGGAGAACTTGGGCATGTCCGGGAGCTGAAGGGTTTGTTGTGGCTGGAACATAAAGAGCCAAAGTGGACTgggcagtggttcacacctacaatcccagcactctgggaggctgaggtgggcagatcacctgaggtcaggagttcaagaccagcctggccaatatggtgaaaccctgtctctactaaaaatacaaaaaaaaaaaaaaaaaaaatccattagctgggcgtagtggtgcacgcctgtaatcccagctactcaggaggctgaggcaggagaatcacttgaacccaggaggtggaggttgtggtgagccgagatcatgccactgcactccagtctgggcgacagagcaagactcctctcaaaaaaaaaaaaaacacacaaaagtgaGTGATGAGACCAGAGAGTTGGCTGCACCAGCTTGGAGGACCTAGACTGTCCAGAGGGCGCCGGAGAGCCAAGGAGGAATCTCAGCAGGAGAGGGGTGGGAGCAGATCTGTGGTGTGGAATTCTCCATCCATCAGTGAtggattgggggtggggagacTGGCTGGGAGCCCAGGGGGAGGTTGGGCTGCACTAGTGCAGGGCTgtggggatgaggcaggaggcaggtggGAGAGGCCTTCACGGGCTGAATGGCCAGGCCTCAGAGCTAGGGGCTTATTGGTAAGGGAGGTGACCAAGATGAGGTCCAGAGCTCTGGTGGGGCCTGCAGACCATGGGGTGGTCCCTGAGACCAGGTCCAGGAAAAGGAGCAGGTGTGGGGAAGATGCTGAGGCAAGTTTGGGTCCTGAAGAGTCAAGAAGCAGTCTCCTTTTTGCCTGTTAGCTTCATTCTGATGCTTCCCTTGCTGATTGGGTCACCTTGTCCACCTACCCTGACATGTACCACAGGCCCCAGGCCTTGGAACCAGCCCCAGCCTTGGCCTTTCCTGCCCCCATTTCACCTTGAGTTCTCAGAATGAGCCCTGAGCCTGTGTCCCCTGGAGTGTGGGCCTCAGTCCCATGTTGGGAGCAGGACAGGCTGACCAAGCTGTCCCCATCCTCCAGGGGGGCATGTGCTCCGTGTACCTGAAGGACAGTGAGAAGGTCGTCAGCATTTCCAGTGAGCACCTGGAGCCCATCACCCCCACGAAGAACAACAAGGTAAGGGCAGGGGGCAAGGAGATAAGATGGGGGTGTTGGGTGCTGACACGGACCCTGACCACGTTACCCCCACCCCCAGGTGAAAGTGATCCTAGGCGAGGATCGGGAAGCCACGGGCGTCCTGCTGAGCATTGATGGTGAGGATGGCATTGTCCGTATGGACCTTGATGAGCAGCTCAAGATCctcaacctccgcttcctggggaAGCTCCTGGAAGCCTGAAGCAGGCAGGGCGGGTGGACTTCGGCAGGTGAAGAGTGGTCGTCCTTCCTTCCCTGGCCCTTGGCTGTGACACAAGATCCTGCTGCAGGGCTAGGCCGATCGTTCtggatttccttttatttttctttttagttttccatCTTCTCCCTCCCTGGTGCTCATTGGAATCTGAGTAGAGTTTGGGGGAGGGTCCCTACCTTCTTGTACCTCCTCCCCACAGCTTGCTTTTGTTGTACCGTCTTTCAATAAAACGAAGCTGTTTGGtctaaaagtgtgtgtgtgtgcgcgcgcgcgcgcgccatGGGAATGAGGTGTCTTTAAGTGGGGGTCATTTGCAGACCCCACTTCCTTGCTTTGTGGTTGGGGCAAATAACAggggggtgcgtgtgtgtgtgtgtgcgcgcgcgcgcccCGTGGGAATGAGGTGTCTTTAAGTGGGGTCATTTGCAGACCCCACTTCCTTGCTTTGTGGTTGGGGCAAATAACAGGACGCTATCTGAATCTGTTTTCCCATCTAGATAATAGTGATAGCACCTGCCCCACAGGGCTCTTGAGGGGAATGTGTATGAGAAGACATAGGAAGGAGATGATCAGAGTAGAGCTTGTCATGTGATTGAAGACATTATATCTTATTCAGGCATGAATTATGCAAAGTGAAAATCACAGTATCCTCCAGGAAACCTAGATTTGTGGTGCAGGATACAGTGCttgatggtcttttttttttttttttcttttttttttttttttgagacagtgttgctctgtcaccaggctggagtgcagtggcacgatcttggctcactgtaacctccgcctcccaggttcaagcgattctcctgtatcagcctccccagtagcacgcaccaccacacccagtgaatttttttgtatttttagtggagatgggtttcactatgttggccaggat is a genomic window containing:
- the SUPT5H gene encoding transcription elongation factor SPT5 isoform X4, with product MSDSEDSNFSEEEDSERSSDGEEAEVEEERRSAAGSEKEEEPEEEEEEEEEEEYDEEEEEEDDDRPPKKPRHGGFILDEADVDDEYEDEDQWEDGAEDILEKGVSSNIDNVVLDEDRSGARRLQNLWRDQREEELGEYYMKKYAKSSVGETVYGGSDELSDDITQQQLLPGVKDPNLWTVKCKIGEERATAISLMRKFIAYQFTDTPLQIKSVVAPEHVKGYIYVEAYKQTHVKQAIEGVGNLRLGYWNQQMVPIKEMTDVLKVVKEVANLKPKSWVRLKRGIYKDDIAQVDYVEPSQNTISLKMIPRIDYDRIKARMSLKDWFAKRKKFKRPPQRLFDAEKIRSLGGDVASDGDFLIFEGNRYSRKGFLFKSFAMSAVITEGVKPTLSELEKFEDQPEGIDLEVVTESTGKEREHNFQPGDNVEVCEGELINLQGKILSVDGNKITIMPKHEDLKDMLEFPAQELRKYFKMGDHVKVIAGRFEGDTGLIVRVEENFVILFSDLTMHELKVLPRDLQLCSETASGVDVGGQHEWGELVQLDPQTVGVIVRLERETFQVLNMYGKVVTVRHQAVTRKKDNRFAVALDSEQNNIHVKDIVKVIDGPHSGREGEIRHLFRSFAFLHCKKLVENGGMFVCKTRHLVLAGGSKPRDVTNFTVGGFAPMSPRISSPMHPSAGGQRGGFGSPGGGSGGMSRGRGRRDNELIGQTVRISQGPYKGYIGVVKDATESTARVELHSTCQTISVDRQRLTTVGSRRPGGMTSTYGRTPMYGSQTPMYGSGSRTPMYGSQTPLQDGSRTPHYGSQTPLHDGSRTPAQSGAWDPNNPNTPSRAEEEYEYAFDDEPTPSPQAYGGTPNPQTPGYPDPSSPQVNPQYNPQTPGTPAMYNTDQFSPYAAPSPQGSYQPSPSPQSYHQVAPSPAGYQNTHSPASYHPTPSPMAYQASPSPSPVGYSPMTPGAPSPGGYNPHTPGSGIEQNSSDWVTTDIQVKVRDTYLDTQVVGQTGVIRSVTGGMCSVYLKDSEKVVSISSEHLEPITPTKNNKVKVILGEDREATGVLLSIDGEDGIVRMDLDEQLKILNLRFLGKLLEA